One genomic window of bacterium includes the following:
- a CDS encoding acyl-CoA dehydrogenase family protein, with translation MAWDFATDEDFQPKLDWMREFLDAEILPLEAIAGDCTPEQWRVLTDPLKEQVRQQGLWACHLGPDLGGQGWGQVRLALMHEILGRCEFAPMIFGNNAPDSGNAELLAIGASADLRRRWLEPLLAGEMRSAFSMTEPDVAGSDPRLIRTRATLDGDEYVINGHKWFTTNGSVADFLIVMVVTDPDVHPYQGCSMILVPADAPGVRIVRDVPNMGEPHIEGPPRPGGHAEIVYDNVRVPATNIIGEPGDGFVLAQKRLGPGRIHHAMRWIGQARRAFDMMCERALSRSAHGSLLADKQMIQDMIAETKMEIEATKLLCMHAAWHMDRHGASASRTQIAMIKVYGTRMLYNAIDRAIQVHGALGFSADLPLEGMYRQARASRLVDGADEVHKVTISRHVLRGYEAVEGWPSEHVPTRRAAALERFGDILETVTANS, from the coding sequence ATGGCCTGGGATTTCGCCACCGACGAGGACTTCCAGCCGAAGCTGGACTGGATGCGGGAGTTCCTGGACGCCGAGATCCTGCCGCTGGAGGCGATCGCCGGTGACTGCACGCCCGAGCAGTGGCGGGTGCTCACCGACCCGTTGAAGGAGCAGGTGCGCCAGCAGGGGCTCTGGGCCTGCCACCTGGGCCCCGACCTCGGCGGCCAGGGCTGGGGGCAGGTGCGCCTGGCGCTCATGCACGAGATTCTGGGGCGCTGCGAGTTCGCGCCGATGATCTTCGGCAACAACGCCCCCGACTCGGGCAACGCCGAGCTCCTTGCCATCGGCGCCAGCGCGGACCTGCGTCGCCGCTGGCTGGAGCCGCTTCTGGCCGGCGAGATGCGCAGCGCCTTCTCGATGACCGAGCCCGACGTAGCCGGCTCGGACCCGCGCCTGATCCGCACCCGGGCGACGCTCGACGGTGACGAATACGTGATCAATGGCCACAAGTGGTTCACCACCAACGGCTCGGTGGCCGACTTCCTGATCGTGATGGTGGTCACTGACCCGGACGTGCACCCCTACCAGGGCTGTTCGATGATCCTCGTGCCGGCGGACGCCCCGGGCGTGCGGATCGTGCGCGACGTCCCGAACATGGGGGAGCCGCACATCGAGGGGCCGCCCCGGCCCGGCGGCCACGCCGAGATCGTCTACGACAACGTGCGGGTGCCGGCCACGAACATCATCGGCGAGCCGGGCGACGGCTTCGTGCTGGCGCAGAAGCGGCTGGGGCCCGGGCGCATCCATCACGCCATGCGCTGGATCGGCCAGGCCCGCCGGGCCTTCGACATGATGTGCGAGCGGGCGCTGTCGCGGTCCGCCCACGGCTCCCTGCTGGCGGACAAGCAGATGATCCAGGACATGATCGCCGAGACCAAGATGGAGATCGAGGCCACCAAGCTGCTGTGCATGCACGCCGCCTGGCACATGGACCGCCACGGGGCCTCGGCCTCGCGCACCCAGATCGCCATGATCAAGGTGTACGGCACCCGGATGCTTTACAACGCCATCGACCGGGCGATCCAGGTGCACGGGGCGCTGGGGTTCAGCGCCGACCTGCCGCTGGAGGGCATGTACCGCCAGGCGCGGGCCTCGCGGCTGGTGGACGGCGCCGACGAGGTGCACAAGGTGACCATCAGCCGCCATGTGCTGCGGGGCTACGAGGCCGTCGAGGGTTGGCCCAGCGAGCACGTGCCCACGCGCCGGGCCGCCGCGCTGGAGCGCTTCGGCGACATCCTCGAGACGGTCACGGCCAACTCCTGA
- a CDS encoding VOC family protein has protein sequence MSEEQSGFARGAAETRAAVGMTGAVDAASRPDVYSDHPTTARWTHVALPCADIDASIDFYTKFTPMELLDKRTDALGHGAWLGHSDAAERPFILVLIEFFASSGQEGLGLLKPFAHLGIELPTLEAVDEIAARGEAAGCLNMAPTEMPPPVGYICALNDPDGNVIEYSYDQGVYSTAKTVWGNGD, from the coding sequence ATGAGCGAAGAGCAGTCCGGGTTCGCCCGCGGCGCCGCCGAGACCCGCGCGGCGGTCGGGATGACCGGCGCCGTGGACGCGGCGAGCCGCCCGGACGTCTATTCCGACCATCCCACCACGGCGCGCTGGACCCACGTGGCCCTGCCGTGCGCCGACATCGACGCCTCCATCGACTTCTACACGAAGTTCACGCCGATGGAGCTGTTGGACAAGCGCACCGACGCCCTGGGCCACGGCGCCTGGCTGGGCCATTCCGACGCCGCCGAGCGGCCCTTCATCCTGGTGCTCATCGAGTTCTTCGCCAGCAGCGGCCAGGAGGGGCTCGGCCTGCTGAAGCCGTTCGCCCACCTCGGCATCGAGCTCCCCACCCTCGAAGCCGTCGACGAGATCGCCGCCCGCGGCGAGGCCGCTGGCTGCCTGAACATGGCCCCCACCGAGATGCCCCCGCCCGTCGGCTACATCTGCGCCCTCAACGACCCCGACGGCAACGTCATCGAGTACTCCTACGACCAGGGCGTCTACTCCACCGCCAAGACCGTCTGGGGCAACGGCGACTGA
- a CDS encoding VOC family protein, with translation MDAATRPDVYSDHPTTARWTHVALPCADIDASIDFYTKFTPMELLDKRTDALGHGAWLGHSDAAERPFILVLIEFFASSGQEGLGLLKPFAHLGIELPTLEAVDEIAARGEAAGCLNMAPTEMPPPVGYICALNDPDGNVIEYSYDQGVYSTAKTVWGNGD, from the coding sequence GTGGACGCGGCGACGCGCCCGGACGTCTATTCCGACCATCCCACCACGGCGCGCTGGACCCACGTGGCCCTGCCGTGCGCCGACATCGACGCCTCCATCGACTTCTACACGAAGTTCACGCCGATGGAGCTGTTGGACAAGCGCACCGACGCCCTGGGCCACGGCGCCTGGCTGGGCCATTCCGACGCCGCCGAGCGGCCCTTCATCCTGGTGCTCATCGAGTTCTTCGCCAGCAGCGGCCAGGAGGGGCTCGGCCTGCTGAAGCCGTTCGCCCACCTCGGCATCGAGCTCCCCACCCTCGAAGCCGTCGACGAGATCGCCGCCCGCGGCGAGGCCGCTGGCTGCCTGAACATGGCCCCCACCGAGATGCCCCCGCCCGTCGGCTACATCTGCGCCCTCAACGACCCCGACGGCAACGTCATCGAGTACTCCTACGACCAGGGCGTCTACTCCACCGCCAAGACCGTCTGGGGCAACGGCGACTGA
- a CDS encoding aromatic ring-hydroxylating dioxygenase subunit alpha — MSTTHVFSENPVLADAWYAVARSGDVAPGPLGVRVLGRSYVVWRDPDGVPVASADRCPHREAPLSAGTVIDGCLQCCYHGWRFGVGGRCVLVPSAQPGVPVPPRAHLDPVGVQERYGLVWLCPGVPREDVPKIVQEDDPAFRRINPDVEIWTTSATRMVDNFLDITHFPFVHAGTIGGETDEVVPRLELEQLDDSFFGYAYDVTVSNPEIAAATSGVPGTGAVTRRMSSGFALPFACRSTIAYETGLEHILLLLSTPIDDVTSYFIFVVWRNDDFSVPSDEVIRFDLAIGAEDKTMLERLDGVLPLELAGTVSVQSDKPSVEWRRRFAALLAGE; from the coding sequence ATGAGCACGACGCACGTCTTCTCGGAGAATCCCGTCCTGGCGGACGCCTGGTATGCGGTGGCCCGCAGCGGTGACGTCGCCCCGGGGCCCCTGGGGGTCCGCGTTCTGGGAAGGTCCTACGTCGTCTGGCGAGACCCGGACGGGGTGCCGGTGGCGTCGGCCGACCGCTGCCCCCACCGCGAGGCGCCCCTCTCGGCGGGCACGGTCATCGACGGCTGCCTGCAGTGCTGCTATCACGGCTGGCGCTTCGGCGTCGGGGGCCGCTGCGTGCTGGTGCCCTCCGCGCAGCCGGGCGTGCCCGTCCCTCCCCGAGCCCACCTGGACCCGGTGGGGGTGCAGGAGCGCTACGGCCTCGTGTGGCTGTGCCCGGGAGTCCCGCGCGAGGACGTCCCGAAGATCGTCCAGGAGGACGACCCGGCGTTCCGCCGAATCAACCCCGACGTGGAGATCTGGACGACGTCGGCCACGCGCATGGTCGACAACTTCCTGGACATCACCCATTTCCCGTTCGTGCACGCCGGCACGATCGGCGGCGAGACCGACGAGGTGGTGCCGCGGCTGGAGTTGGAGCAGCTGGACGACAGCTTCTTCGGCTACGCCTACGACGTGACCGTCAGCAATCCCGAGATCGCCGCCGCCACCTCGGGCGTGCCGGGCACCGGGGCGGTCACCCGCAGGATGTCCAGCGGGTTCGCCCTGCCGTTCGCCTGCCGGAGCACCATCGCGTACGAGACAGGTCTCGAGCACATCCTGCTGCTGCTGTCGACGCCGATCGACGACGTCACCTCGTACTTCATCTTCGTGGTGTGGCGCAACGACGACTTCTCGGTGCCGTCCGACGAGGTGATCCGCTTCGATCTGGCCATCGGGGCCGAGGACAAGACGATGCTGGAGAGACTCGACGGCGTGCTGCCGCTCGAACTGGCCGGAACCGTCAGCGTGCAGTCCGACAAGCCGTCGGTGGAGTGGCGCCGCCGCTTCGCCGCCCTCCTGGCCGGCGAGTAG
- a CDS encoding VOC family protein — MGYPNTLIFVDFPSDDPEASARFYEQVFGWEVEGRPAGTFHRIVPGNEFLKDGEPSGVGNLHMGIHNIANARPHPDPAGVEPRTLRTEGRCQRMWILVSPDDSADRILDTALSLGATELWRNHYWAEFNGFNCAFEDPWGNTFVLWTQGGDDPQIPEGWTSE; from the coding sequence ATGGGATACCCGAACACGCTGATCTTCGTCGACTTCCCCAGTGACGACCCCGAGGCTTCGGCCCGTTTCTACGAGCAGGTCTTCGGCTGGGAGGTCGAGGGGCGACCCGCGGGTACCTTCCACCGCATCGTGCCGGGCAACGAGTTCCTGAAGGACGGCGAGCCCTCCGGGGTCGGCAACCTGCACATGGGCATCCACAACATCGCCAACGCCCGCCCGCACCCGGATCCCGCCGGTGTCGAGCCCCGGACCCTGCGCACCGAGGGCCGCTGCCAGCGCATGTGGATCCTGGTCAGCCCCGACGACAGCGCCGACCGCATTCTCGACACGGCCCTGAGCCTCGGCGCCACCGAGCTGTGGCGCAACCATTACTGGGCGGAGTTCAACGGCTTCAACTGCGCCTTCGAGGATCCGTGGGGCAACACGTTCGTCCTCTGGACCCAGGGGGGCGACGACCCGCAGATCCCCGAGGGCTGGACCAGCGAGTAG
- a CDS encoding ankyrin repeat domain-containing protein, whose product MAAACVLVLAVVVGSVTVAAADPVGAQDGTGEVRIVARRLTDGRVEFGLQARTAGDSWGERLLPSQRFFPTSASVGRWLVSSPLDVAPGEVRIVARRLADGRVEFGLQARTAGDSWGERLLPSRRFFPTSASVGRWLVSSPLRPGAAPAQCPTGTTEETWIGEAFWRAANVARVRLELRCGADPNAVKVYDPSDYDPPAGCGDNCVEPPYELEYSVLHSAAVYNADPAVIQVLLDAGANIWADSVLGSPLHLAAAHGNLVTVRALLDASADFEEPRGFYHWMPLHSAAASSHDPAVIQVLLDAGANIEARGVGSWTPLHWAASYNQNPAVIQVLLDAGADLEARDAENWTPLDLARQRGGAATIRVLEEAAGS is encoded by the coding sequence TTGGCGGCGGCATGCGTGTTGGTGCTGGCCGTTGTGGTGGGTTCGGTGACGGTCGCCGCAGCCGATCCGGTCGGGGCGCAGGACGGTACCGGTGAGGTACGGATCGTGGCTCGACGCCTGACCGATGGTCGGGTGGAGTTCGGTTTGCAGGCGCGCACCGCGGGCGATTCATGGGGTGAGCGGTTGCTGCCGTCGCAGCGGTTCTTCCCGACCTCGGCGTCGGTCGGTCGCTGGTTGGTCTCCTCGCCGCTGGATGTGGCGCCCGGAGAGGTGCGCATCGTGGCGCGCCGCTTGGCGGATGGTCGGGTGGAGTTCGGTTTGCAGGCGCGCACCGCGGGCGATTCGTGGGGTGAGCGGTTGTTGCCGTCGCGGCGGTTCTTCCCGACCTCGGCGTCGGTGGGTCGCTGGTTGGTCTCCTCGCCGCTGCGGCCGGGCGCGGCACCCGCGCAATGCCCCACCGGAACGACCGAGGAGACCTGGATCGGCGAGGCCTTCTGGCGTGCGGCGAACGTTGCGCGGGTACGCCTCGAGTTGCGCTGCGGTGCCGACCCCAACGCGGTGAAGGTCTACGACCCTTCGGACTATGACCCTCCGGCCGGATGCGGCGACAATTGCGTCGAGCCCCCCTATGAGTTGGAGTACTCGGTTCTGCACTCGGCGGCGGTGTACAACGCGGATCCGGCGGTGATCCAGGTTCTACTGGACGCCGGCGCCAACATCTGGGCGGATTCAGTCCTTGGGTCGCCTCTGCATCTTGCGGCCGCACACGGCAATCTGGTGACGGTTCGTGCGCTGCTGGACGCCAGCGCCGATTTCGAGGAGCCGCGCGGCTTCTACCACTGGATGCCTCTGCACAGCGCGGCGGCAAGCAGTCACGATCCGGCGGTGATCCAGGTGCTGCTGGACGCCGGCGCAAATATCGAAGCGAGGGGCGTCGGCAGCTGGACGCCGCTGCACTGGGCGGCCTCATACAACCAGAATCCGGCGGTGATCCAGGTGCTGCTGGACGCCGGCGCTGACCTCGAGGCGAGGGACGCTGAAAACTGGACGCCTCTTGATCTGGCGCGGCAAAGAGGCGGCGCCGCAACCATCCGGGTGCTTGAGGAGGCGGCCGGTTCCTGA
- a CDS encoding maleylpyruvate isomerase family mycothiol-dependent enzyme codes for MVTVDRDSVVAALAAEWRAIAELCAALSDAEWAAPTDCPGWSVQDNVSHITGTERMLLGDPVPEVDIGEAPHVHNEIGRINELWIAARRASSPAAVLEEFREVTARRLAALAAMTQADFDAESWTPAGTDTYGRFMRIRTLDCWVHEQDIRGAVDRPGHVSGPVVEMVLDEFAFAVGFAVAKLGRAPDGSRVLIDLTGPAARSWHVQVTDRRGRLVESFDGAAGPTITLRTDAHTYPRLAGGRIAGDAALSAGLVSLEGDLEAAERILAGLGYMP; via the coding sequence ATGGTCACAGTCGACAGGGACAGCGTCGTCGCCGCCCTCGCGGCCGAGTGGCGGGCCATCGCCGAACTGTGCGCGGCACTGAGCGACGCCGAGTGGGCGGCGCCCACCGACTGCCCCGGCTGGAGCGTGCAGGACAACGTGAGCCACATCACCGGCACCGAGCGGATGCTGCTGGGCGACCCGGTGCCCGAGGTCGACATCGGTGAGGCTCCCCACGTCCACAACGAGATCGGTCGGATCAACGAACTGTGGATCGCGGCGCGCCGAGCGTCGTCGCCTGCCGCCGTGCTGGAGGAGTTCCGCGAGGTGACCGCACGACGACTGGCGGCGCTCGCCGCCATGACGCAGGCCGACTTCGACGCCGAGTCCTGGACCCCGGCCGGCACCGACACGTACGGGCGGTTCATGCGCATCAGGACATTGGACTGCTGGGTGCACGAGCAGGACATCCGCGGCGCCGTGGACCGGCCGGGCCATGTGAGCGGCCCGGTAGTGGAGATGGTCCTCGACGAGTTCGCCTTCGCGGTGGGCTTCGCGGTCGCCAAGCTGGGTCGGGCCCCCGACGGGTCTCGGGTGCTGATCGACCTGACCGGTCCGGCCGCCCGCTCCTGGCATGTGCAGGTCACCGACCGTCGCGGCCGGCTGGTGGAGAGCTTCGATGGCGCCGCCGGGCCCACGATCACCTTGCGCACCGATGCCCACACCTACCCCCGGCTGGCCGGCGGCCGCATCGCCGGCGACGCAGCACTCAGCGCCGGCCTCGTCAGCCTGGAGGGCGACCTGGAGGCAGCGGAGCGAATCCTCGCCGGCCTCGGCTACATGCCCTGA